One Triticum dicoccoides isolate Atlit2015 ecotype Zavitan chromosome 5B, WEW_v2.0, whole genome shotgun sequence genomic window carries:
- the LOC119306844 gene encoding uncharacterized protein LOC119306844 — translation MAVHGQGLARRLVRGNWTHALSMATAARASLVAMTNLQSAAGATSLCWSRGLLEPVGGRAARLTAHRRKLHPAARRAASNVVQTPGVATMYAGATTGDRGCCKREWPFLLMRLFLVNQIFVFCWNR, via the exons ATGGCCGTCCACGGCCAGGGGCTTGCTCGTCGCCTTGTCCGCGGTAACTGGACGCACGCCCTCTCCATGGCAACCGCAGCCAGAGCTTCGCTAGTCGCCATGACCAACCTGCAATCAGCCGCGGGGGCGACGAGTTTGTGCTGGAGCCGGGGATTGCTGGAACCAG TTGGTGGACGTGCTGCAAGGTTGACAGCTCACAGGAGGAAGCTGCATCCAGCGGCGAGGAGGGCTGCATCCAATGTCGTTCAAACGCCGGGAGTTGCAACCATGTACGCCGGAGCTACAACCGGTGACCGGGGGTGTTGCAAGAGGGAGTGGCCGTTTTTGCTGATGCGTCTTTTTTTGGTGAACcaaatttttgttttttgctggaaccgatGA